The Streptomyces sp. HUAS MG91 sequence ACGCCCTCGTGATGCGTCTGACCACCGACACCGTGACCGACACCACCGTGACCGAAGAGAAGAACCATGGCTGACGAACCGCTCGTCCTCGGCATCGAGACCTCCTGCGACGAGACCGGCGTCGGCATCGTCCGCGGCACCACCCTGCTCGCCGACGCCGTCGCCTCCAGCGTCGACGAACACGCCCGCTTCGGCGGCGTCGTCCCCGAGGTCGCCTCCCGCGCGCACCTGGAGGCGATGGTCCCGACGATCCAGCGCGCCCTGAAGGACGCGGGGGTGACCGCGAAGGACCTCGACGGCATCTCCGTCACGGCGGGCCCCGGGCTCGCGGGCGCGCTCCTCGTCGGTGTCTCGGCCGCGAAGGCGTACGCGTACGCGCTCGGCAAGCCGCTCTACGGCGTCAACCACCTCGCCTCGCACATCTGCGTCGACCAGTTGGAGCACGGCAAGCTGCCCGAGCCGACGATGGCGCTGCTGGTCTCCGGCGGCCACTCGTCGCTGCTGCTCTCCACCGACATCACGTCCGACGTGCGGCCGCTCGGCGCGACCATCGACGACGCCGCCGGTGAGGCCTTCGACAAGATCGCGCGTGTGCTGAACCTCGGCTTCCCGGGCGGGCCCGTCATCGACCGGTACGCCAAGGAGGGCGACCCGAACGCGATCGCCTTCCCGCGCGGACTCACCGGCCCGCGCGATCCCGCGTACGACTTCTCCTTCTCGGGTCTCAAGACCTCCGTGGCCCGCTGGATCGAGGCCAAGCGGGCCGCCGGCGAGGACGTGCCGGTGCGGGACGTGTCGGCGTCCTTCCAGGAGGCCGTCGTCGACGTGCTGACCCGCAAGGCCGTCCGCGCCTGCAAGGACGAGGGCGTCGACCACCTGATGATCGGCGGCGGCGTCGCGGCCAACTCGCGGCTGCGCGCCCTCGCCCAGGAGCGCTGCGAGAAGGCCGGGATCCGGCTGCGGGTGCCCCGGCCCAAGCTGTGCACGGACAACGGCGCGATGGTCGCCGCGCTGGGCGCCGAGATGGTGGCCAGGAACCGGGCGGCCTCCTCGTGGGACCTGTCCGCGGACTCGTCGCTGCCCGTCACCGAGACGCACGTACCGGGCCACGACCACGGCCACGACCACGTGCACGAGGTCAGCAAGGAGAACCTCTACTCGTGAGCGTCGCCCTGATGTGGGAGGCCCGGGCGGTCGCCGGACGCGGCGACGAACTCCTCGCCTGGGCCAGGGCGCAGCCCCTGGAGCGCGAGCCGGCGCGCCGCGAGACGCTGCGCGCGCCCCAGGACCGGGTCCTCGTCATCACGTGGTGGGACGCCGCGTACGACGCCGAACTCCCCGAACTGCCCGAGCCGGACGGCGATCTGGTGACGCGTGCCGTGCACCGCTGGCGGTTCGAGACCGCCTGAGCCAGGTCCCACCCTCGGCCCGTTAAGGGCTGTTTCGCGGTGGTGTGTATCCGAGATTTTCTGAGATTTTCCGAAGAGTCGGGGCGAGAGGTTTACCGTTGTAATAATTCGGACTTACGTTCCCTGAGTGACTGAGAAGAAACGGTTCCGTGGGCGTGCGGTGAAGGCCGCCGGTGTCGTCCTCGGCTGCGCCCTCGTGCTCGGCGGCGCCGGTGCCGGCTGGGTGTACTGGCACCTGGACCACAACATCCACAGCGTCGACATCGACAGCGCGCTCGGCGACAACCGCCCGGCCCGCGCCGACCGGGCGGGCCCGTCGCCCTCGCCGTCCGCCTCCGCGTCGCAGGAACCGGTCGAGAAGGGCGTCCTGAACATCCTCGTCCTCGGCTCCGACTCGCGCTCCGGCAAGGAGAACAAGAAGCTCGGCGGCGGTGACAGCGGCGGGGCGCGGTCCGACACCGCGATGGTCCTGCACCTGAACGCCGACCGGTCCGAGGCGACCGTCGTGAGCATCCCGCGCGACACCCTCGTGGAGCGTCCCTCGTGCCCGACGGAGTCCGGCGGGACGACGGCGGTCGCGTACGGCGTCATGTTCAACAGCGCCTACTCGCTGGGCGGTCCGGTCTGCGCGGTGAAGACCGTCGAGACCATGACCGGGGTGCGCATGGACCACTATCTGGAGGTCGACTTCGCGGGCTTCGCGAAGCTCATCGACGCGCTCGGCGGTGTCGACATCACCACGGACGAGGACATCGACGACGACCTCAGCCAGCTCCACCTGACGGCCGGCCCGCACCATCTCGACGGCAGGACCGCCCTGGCCTTCGCCCGGACCCGGCACGGAGTCGGCGACGGCAGCGACCTGGGTCGCATCAAGCTCCAGCAGCAGCTGGTGAAGGCGCTGGCGGACGAGGTCTCCGGCTCCGGGCTGCTCACCAGCCCCACCCGTCTCTACCAGGTCGCCGACGCGGCGACGGGCGCCCTCACCACCGACACCGGCCTCGACTCGCTGAGCAAGCTGTCGGGCCTGGCGCGCAGCCTCCAGGGCCTGTCCGGCGACTCCGTGAAGACCGTGATGATGCCCGTGGTGCCCGCGCCGTCCGACCGCAACCGGGTGGTGGCCGACGAGCCGGAGGCCAAGGAGCTCTGGGAGTCGCTGCGTTAGCCGTCCGCGCGGGCCGGGGCCGGGGCTCCCACCAGCATGGTCGGCGCCCCCGCCACCCGGGTCAGGAACACCGTCGCCGACGCCTTCCCGTAGGGCTTCGGCATGACCTTGCGGCGCAGCTCCTCCGGCTCCACGGCGGACCCGCGCTTCTTCACGGTGAGCACCCCGACCCCGCGCTCGCGCAGCAGTGCTTTCAACTTCTTCACGTTGAACGGGAGTTGGTCGGTGATCTCGTACGTGCTCGCGTACGGCGTCGGGAGCAGGTCGTCCGCGGTCACATAGGCGATGGTCTCGTCGACCAGGCCGCCGCCGACCCGCTCGGCCACCTCGGCGACCAGGTGCGCGCGGATGACGGCGCCGTCGGGCTCGTACAAGTACCGCCCCACGGGCCGCACTTCGGGGTCGGGCAGCCCGCGCCCGGCCAGCGCCCGCGGACCCGGCAGCAGCGTGGCGCGCATCCTCCCGGGCTCGGTGCCGAACCACAGCACGGCCTCCTTCACGTCGCCCCCGTCCGAGATCCACTCGGCGTCGGCCGCGTCCGGGATCGCCTCGTGCGGGATGCCGGGCGCGATCTTCAGCGCCGCCCGGGGCGCCTTCAGCGCGGCGGAGACGGCCCAGGACAGGGGCGGTGAGTAGGCCTCGGGGTCGAAGATGCGGCCCCGGCCGCCCCGGCGCGCGGGGTCCACGAACACGGCGTCGTACGCGGACGTGTCCACCTCCGTGACGTCCGCCTCCCGCACCTCGATCAGCTCGGCGAGCCCCAGCGCCTCGGCGTTGGCCCGGGCGACGGCGCAGGTCAGCGGGTCGCGGTCGACGGCGAGGACGGAGATCCCGGCGCGGGCCAGCGCGATCGCGTCGCCGCCGATGCCGCAGCACAGATCGGCGACGGACCGGACGCCCAGCTCCCGGAAGCTCTCCGCCCGGTACGCGGCCACGCTGGTCCGGGTCGCCTGCTCGACGCCGTTCGCCGTGAAGTACATCCGGGCCGCGTCGTCCGCCCCGAACTTCGCCGCCGCCCGCTGCCGCAGCCGGGCCTGGGCGAGTGCGGCCGAGACGAGGTCGGCCGGGTGCTCGCGGCGCAGCCGAGTGGCGAGCGCGAGTTCCTGGGCCGGGTCGTGGTCGCGCAGCGCGTCGAGCAGGGCGCGGCCCTCGTCGGTGAGCAGGGCGGCGAAGGAGGCGGGGTCGTTCACCCGGCCCATTGTCCGCCAGTCGGTGGACGATCCCGCGCACGGCGGCGGTGTCGGCCCCTGACCAGCGCGTTGAGCTGCAAGGATCCGGCGCCATGCAACTAGTACGACAAAACGAAAAAAGCCGGAGAAGGTGGACGGCGAGACGGCTCTCCGTCGCCGTCCTGGCGGCCTGCGCCCTCGCCTCCGGCTGCGCCGCGGGCGGCGGCGACGCCACGACCGTACGGCCGGCCCCCGGCCAGCAGCCCCTGAAGGCCCCGCCGGCCCGCGCCCTCGACTCGTACGCCACCCGTCTCAAGGCCGAACGCGCCCGCGTCGTCACGGCGGCGAAGCGCTGGGGCCTGGCCGCGCCGCCGCTGGCCGCGCCCGCCCCGCCCGCGCGCAAGCCGCACATCGAGCCGCGCAAGGGCTTCGAGGTCGACGACCAGAAGGAACTCGGCCTGCCCCCGGTCTTCACGACGATCCCCACCAAGAAGAAGATCGTCTTCCTCACGATCGACGACGGCGCCGAGAAGGACCCGGCGTTCGTGCGGATGATGAGCGAGCTGAAGATCCCGTACACCGCCTTCCTCAGCGACTACCTCGCCAAGGAGGACTACGGCTACTTCACGACGATGCAGAGGGCCGGGGTGGGCCTGAACAACCACACGCTCCACCACCCCTACCTGCCGGGCCTGTCCTACGCGGGACAGAAGCGCGAGATCTGCGGCATGCAGGACGTCATCGAGAAGCACTACGGCAAGCGCCCGACCCTCTTCCGCCCGCCCTACGGCAACTACAACCAGGACACCCTGAAGGCCGCCAAGTCCTGCGGGGTGAAGTACGCGCCCATCTGGAACGCCGAGGTCTTCGTGGACCGAATGGACTACCGCGAGTGGGACCGCGACATCCATCCGGGCGACATCATCCTCACGCATTTCCGCGGTCGCGAGGACTGGAAGGGCACGATGCCCGACATGATCCGTACGTTCATGAAGTACGTCACCGGCAAGGGGTACGCGGTGGCACGCCTGGAGGACTACCTGTGACACGTCATGGGGCGGGGGGCGGTGTCCGGCGGCCGGGGGCGCGGGCGGCGATCGTCTGCGCCCTGGCCGCCGCGCTGCTCACCGGGTGCGCGCAGTCCGTCGACCCGATCGAGCGGATGGGCCGGAAGGCGGCGCAGAAGGTCCGCAGGCCCGATCCGCCGCCGGCGGCCGGCGCGCCCGCCCCGGACGTCCACCGCCGCTGGGGGCTGGCCGCCCCGCTGGCCCCGGCGCCCCGGCCGCACCGGGTGCTCGCGGCCCGCGCCCCCGGCACGGTGCCGCCGGTCATCGACCACGTGCCCACCCGCGACAAGGTCGTCTTCCTGACCTTCGACGACGGCGCCGAGCGCGACCCGCGGTTCGTCGACATGGTCCGCGAACTGCGGCTGCCGATCTCGATGTTCCTCGCCGACTCGGCCGCGGCCACGGGCTACGACCACTTCGGACAGCTGCGGCGGCTCGGCGCCCAGGTGGAGAACCACTCGCTGACCCACCCGTTCCTGCCCGGCCGGGGCTACGTCGACCAGCACGCCGAGATCTGCGGCCAGCAGACCCGGCTCAAGTCCCGCTTCGGCGCGGCCCCGCGGCTGTTCCGCCCGCCCTACGGGGACTACGACGCCGACACCCTGCGGGCGGCCGGTGACTGCGGCATCGACGCGATCGTCCTGTGGCGCGCCTCGATGCAGATCAACGACCTGCGTTACGCCGACGGGGACCGGCTGCGCCCCGGCGACATCATCCTGGCCCACTTCCGCGGCCCCGCGGAGCTGAAGGGCACGACCCTGACGGAGATGACCTCGCGGATGCTGCGGCGCGTCCAGGAGCAGGGGTTCACGGTGGCCCGGCTGGAGGACTACGTCTGAATCCGCTGCCAGGCGGCGGCCGCCAGGGTCGCCGCCCACGCGGCGGCGAACAGTTGGACCGACGCGGCCCACGGGCGCCGCAGCCACAGGAACGCGGCTCCGAAGAGCAGCGCCGCCCCCGCGCCGCCGGCCCAGAGCCACACCTCGGTCCGGTCCGGCGGCGCCGACTCCGGGTCCGCGCCGCCGAGCCCCTGAAGCGCCAGGCTGAACACCACGAGAGCCAGATAGGCGGCCTCCAGGAGCAGCACGAGGGCCACCAGGCAGCCACCGGCGAACGTGTCGTCGTCCGGCCGCTCCATGTCACCGGCCTCCGATGAACGGCAGCACCCCGACGAAGGCCACCACGGCCCCCGCGAAGACCTGGATCCCCGCCGTCACCAGCAGGGGGCTGCGCCCGAAGCGGAAGGCGAACGACGACGCGAGGATCAGTCCGGCGAGCAGCAGCGTCCCGAGCGCGACCTGGCCGCGCGAGGCGTGGGCGCCGTAGGACCAGACCGCCACGTTCAGGCAGCCGATCACGTCCACGAACAGGACGAACAGCGCGAGCGCGATATCGCCCGCCAGTGACTTCGGAGTGCGCTGGTGACCGGTCATGCCAGGACTCTCGTACGGAACCCCGGCCTCCATCCGTACGTTCCCCGACCGAGACCGATCCGTGGCCCGCCGGAGGCCTTCGGGGAGGGGGCGGGAGCGGGGCGGAAGGGCGCCGCGCGGAGAGCTCGATTAGCAGTCCGCTTGACCGAGTGCTAATCGCGGTCATAGTCTCGGCTCTGGCACTCCCCGTAGGAGAGTGCCAACAGCGACGGGCAGGTCCGGCACCCGCGACGACGGATCCACCTGGTCGCCACCTCAGACAGTTAACCCCGTGAGATCTCCGAAGGGGGAGGTCGGATCGTGACGACCGCCAGCTCCAAGGTTGCCATCAAGCCGCTCGAGGACCGCATTGTGGTCCAGCCGCTCGACGCCGAGCAGACCACGGCCTCAGGCCTGGTCATTCCGGACACCGCGAAGGAGAAGCCCCAGGAGGGCGCCGTCCTCGCCGTGGGCCCGGGCCGGTTCGAGAACGGCGAGCGCCTGCCGCTCGACGTCAAGGTCGGCGACGTCGTGCTGTACAGCAAGTACGGCGGCACCGAGGTGAAGTACAACGGCGACGAGTACCTCGTCCTCTCGGCCCGCGACGTGCTCGCGATCGTCGAGAAGTAATCCACTTCCGGATTACCGGCTTCACCGAAGCGACATTGCTTCAGCTTTCGATCTGCGCCCCTGGCACCCGCGATGCACATCAGCCGGGGTCGGGGGCGCGGTTCGTTTTCACACCAAGCTTCACCCTAGTTTTCCGAGAGGGCTGAAACGCTCCCATGGCGAAGATCCTGAAGTTCGACGAGGACGCCCGTCGCGCCCTTGAGCGCGGCGTCAACAAGCTTGCCGACACGGTGAAGGTGACGATCGGCCCCCGCGGCCGCAACGTCGTCATCGACAAGAAGTTCGGCGCCCCCACCATCACCAACGACGGTGTCACGATCGCCCGCGAGGTCGAGATCGAGGACCCGTACGAGAACCTCGGCGCCCAGCTGGTGAAGGAGGTGGCGACCAAGACCAACGACATCGCGGGTGACGGCACCACCACCGCCACCGTGCTCGCCCAGGCCCTGGTCCGCGAGGGTCTGCGCAACGTCGCCGCGGGTGCCTCCCCGGCCGCCCTGAAGAAGGGCATCGACGCCGCCGTCAAGGCCGTCTCCGAGGACCTGCTCGCCACCGCGCGCCCGATCGACGAGAAGTCCGACATCGCGGCCGTCGCCGGTCTGTCCGCCCAGGACACCCAGGTCGGCGAGCTGATCGCCGAGGCGATGGACAAGGTCGGCAAGGACGGTGTCATCACCGTCGAGGAGTCCAACACCTTCGGTCTGGAGCTGGACTTCACCGAGGGCATGGCCTTCGACAAGGGCTACCTGTCCCCGTACTTCGTCACCGACCAGGAGCGTATGGAGGCCGTCCTCGACGACCCGTACATCCTGATCCACCAGGGCAAGATCGGTTCGATCCAGGACCTGCTCCCGCTCCTCGAGAAGGTCATCCAGGCCGGCGGCTCCAAGCCCCTGCTGATCATCGCCGAGGACGTCGAGGGCGAGGCCCTGTCGACCCTGGTCGTGAACAAGATCCGCGGCACGTTCAACGCCGTCGCGGTCAAGGCCCCCGGCTTCGGCGACCGCCGCAAGGCGATGCTCCAGGACATGGCCACCCTCACCGGTGCCACCGTCATCGCCGAAGAGGTCGGCCTCAAGCTCGACCAGGCCGGTCTGGACGTGCTCGGCTCCGCGCGCCGCGTGACCATCACCAAGGACGACACCACGATCGTCGACGGTGGCGGCAACAAGGCCGACGTCGAGGGCCGCGTCAACCAGATCAAGGCCGAGATCGAGAACACGGACTCCGACTGGGACCGCGAGAAGCTCCAGGAGCGCCTCGCGAAGCTCGCCGGCGGCGTCTGCGTGATCAAGGTCGGTGCCGCGACCGAGGTCGAGCTCAAGGAGAAGAAGCACCGTCTGGAGGACGCCATCTCCGCGACCCGCGCCGCGGTCGAGGAGGGCATCGTCTCCGGTGGTGGCTCCGCTCTGGTGCACGCCTCCAAGGTCCTCGAGGGCTCGCTCGGCAAGGAGGGCGACGAGGCCACCGGCGTCGCCGTCGTCCGCAACGCCGTCGTCGAGCCGCTCCGCTGGATCGGTGAGAACGCCGGCCAGGAGGGCTACGTCATCGTCTCCAAGGTCAAGGAGATGGAGAAGGGCCAGGGCTACAACGCCGCCACCGGTGAGTACGGTGACCTGGTCAAGGCCGGCGTCATCGACCCGGTCAAGGTGACGCGCTCCGCGCTGGAGAACGCCGCCTCCATCGCCTCGCTGCTCCTGACGACGGAGACCCTCGTCGTCGAGAAGCCGGCCGAGGAAGAGGCCGACGCCGGTCACGGCCACGGCCACGGTCACTCGCACTGACCCGAGCCCCACCTGAGGCCCGCCTCCCGTTTCGGGGGGCGGGCCTCACCCGTTTCCGCCGGCGCGTCTGCCGAGTGCGGGTCGCGTGTGGTTGGCCGCGCAGTTCCCCGCGCCCCTGAGGCGTGCGCTGCGCGCAGCCTCCCCTGAAGGCCGCAGGCCTCTCAGGGGCGCGGGGAACTGCGCGACCAGCCACGACGAGAGCCGCGGACGAACGCGATCTACTGCGGCCCGTACTTCCGCCCCGTCCGCGACGTCACCCCGCCCAACAAAGAACGCGGGGTCACTTTCACCACCCCCATCAACGCCTTGTACCGCGGATCCGGGATCGACAACGACTTGCCCCGGGACAGATCGGTCAGCGCGGCCGACACCAGCTTGTCGGCGTCGAGCCACATCCAGTTCGGGATGTTGTCGGTGCCCATACCGGCCCGCTGATGAAACTCCGTCCGCACGAAACCGGGGCACAACGCCATCAGCCGCACCCCGGTCCCCGCCAGATCCTTCGCGGCGCCCTGCGTGAACTGCACGACCCACGCCTTCGACGCCCCGTACGTGCCGCGCGGCACGAACGCCGCGACCGACGCCACGTTGACCACCCCGCCGCGCCCGCGCTCCCGCATCGCCGAGGCCGCCGCCGACGTCAGCCGCAGCACCGCCTCGCAGTGCACCTTCAGCATGGTCAGCTCGTCGGCCATGGAGACTTCGAGGTAACGGCCCTTGTTGCCGAACCCGGCGTTGTTGACGAGCAGGTCGACCGCGGCCTTGCGGTCCTTCAGCCGCTCCTCGACCGCCGCGATGCCGTCGTCGGTGGCGAGGTCGGCGGTGAGCACCTCGGCCTCGATGCCGTGCCGGTCGTGCAGCTCCGTCGCCTGGTCCTGGAGGCGCTCGGTGTCGCGCGCGACGAGGACCAGATTGTGGCCGTCGGCGGCCAGGCGCCGGGCGAACGCGGCGCCGATGCCCGCGGTGGATCCGGTGATCAGTGCCGTAGTCATGGCCCCAGGTTAGTGACGGCCGGATGGTGCCGGTGATCACCGGCCGGGTCAGGAGCCGTACTTCGCCACGTACTCCCGCGCCGCCCGCAGCTCCTCCGGGTGCAGCGCCTCGCCGGCCGCCAGCATGCTCGGCAGCAGCGAGCGCTCGGTGGTCACCGCGCGGAACGCGAGCTGGACCGTCACGTCGTGGTCCGGGCGGTGCACGATCTCGATCGGGTCCCCGGCGCGGATCTCGCCCGGCTCGATCACCCGCAGATACGCGCCCGCGGCCCCCTCCTGCGTGAACCGCTTGACCCAGCCCTTCTCGCCGAGATGCCCCTGGAACGTCCGGCACGGGATCCGGCTGGACGACACCTCGAGGACCACCTCGGAGCCGATCCGCCAGCGCTCGCCGATCCGCGCGCCCGTGATGTCGAGGCCCTCGGTCGTCAGGTTCTCCCCGAAGGCGCCGCTGGGGATCGGGCGGCCCAGGGTGCGCTCCCAGGCGTCCAGGTCCTCGCGCGCGTACGCGTACACGGCCTGGTCGTCGCCGCCGTGGTGCCGCTTGTCGCACACCGCGTCCCCGGCGAGACCGCTGCCGCCGGTGCCCTTCGGACCCGGCGCGGCCACCCGCACGGGCCCCTCGACCGGCCGCTTGTCGATGCCGGTCACGCCCTCGGCCTGGTCGGTGTACGCCACGGCCTTGCGGTGCCCGAGATTGAGAGACAGGAGCTTCATACCGGCCACGCTACGGGACCCCGGACCAAAGCCGCCACGCAATATTCGGCGCATTCCCCAAGCAGGGCTTATGCTTGAGGAGTGATCGAAGCCCGCCACCTCCGCGTCCTGCGCGCCGTCGCCGCCACCGGCTCCTTCTCGGCGGCCGCCCGGGAGCTGGGCTGCACCCAGCCCGCGGTCAGCCAGCAGATGAAGGCCCTGGAGTCCTCGGCGGGCACCCCGCTGCTGATCCGCACCGGCCGCGAGATGCGCCTGACCCAGGCGGGCGAGGCGCTGGTCCGGCACGCGGCGGGCATCCTCGCCGGGCTAACCGCCGCGGAGGAGGAGGTCGCCGCGATCGCCGGGCTGCGCGCGGGCCGCGTCCGCCTGGTGTCGTTCCCCAGCGGCAGCTCGACCCTGGTGCCGACGGCGCTGGCCGCGCTGCGCGCCGAGCACCCCGGCACCCGGGTCTCCCTGGTCGAGGCCGAGCCGCCGCGCTCGGTGGAGATGCTGCGCGAGGGCGACTGCGACGTCGCGCTCGCCTTCCGGTACGAGGGCGCCCAGGCGGCCGAGGACTGGGACGACCTCGTCGTGCGCCCGCTGCTCGCCGACCGCCTGGTGGGCCTGGTCCCCGAGGGGCACGCGCTGGCCTCCGCCAGTGAGGTCACCATCGACGCGTTCGCGGACGAGCCGTGGATCGCGGGCTGCCCGCGCTGCCGCCGCCAGTTGGTGGAGGTGTGCCGCGGTGCCGGATTCGCGCCCCGCATCGACTTCGCGACGGACGACTATCCGGCCGTGATCGGCCTCGTCGGCGCCGGGCTCGGCGTCGCCGTCCTGCCCGAACTGGCCATCGAATCCGTTCGGCCCAAGGGTGCACGCACAGTGACGGTCGAGCCGCCCGTGCAGCGTGAGATCGTCGCGCTCACCCTGCCCGATCTGGCCCAGGTGCCGGCCGTCGCCGCCACCCTCGACCACCTGGCGCGGGCCGCCGACAAGGCCGCCGCGCGCTGAATCCCGCCGTACCCCGCTGAACGCCGATGTGGGCGCACGGGGTGCGCCCACATCTGGAGAAACGTTCCTTCAGTTGGTGGAAGCGGTGGCCGCCGATGGCGCGCCGCCCGCCGACGACGCGGTCACGAGCCGGTTGCGGGCCCGCCCCATCAGCTCCTCGCGCTCGTCCTCGGTGAGTCCGCCCCACACGCCGTACGGCTCGCGCACCTGTAGCGCGTGAGCAGCGCACTCCGCGCGCACCGGGCACCGCATGCAGACCTCCTTGGCCGAGGTCTCACGGGCGCTGCGGGCCGCGCCGCGCTCCCCCTCGGGGTGGAAGAAGAGAGAGCTGTCGACCCCGCGGCAGGCCGCGAGCAGCTGCCAGTCCCACAGATCTGCGTTCGGTCCGGGAAGGCGGGAGAAATCTGCCATTGGTGTGTCCCCTTGTTGCCGTTGTAGCCGTTGTGACGCGGAACGGTGCCCATGACCGTACATCTACTGTCTAAGGAGATGAAAATATGACTCATTGCGAATCTAGCTACAGACACCAGCAAAAGGGAAGAAATACCGCTAAATGGGGCATAGGTTGTGGTGAAACCTTGAGAGT is a genomic window containing:
- a CDS encoding polysaccharide deacetylase family protein; this translates as MQLVRQNEKSRRRWTARRLSVAVLAACALASGCAAGGGDATTVRPAPGQQPLKAPPARALDSYATRLKAERARVVTAAKRWGLAAPPLAAPAPPARKPHIEPRKGFEVDDQKELGLPPVFTTIPTKKKIVFLTIDDGAEKDPAFVRMMSELKIPYTAFLSDYLAKEDYGYFTTMQRAGVGLNNHTLHHPYLPGLSYAGQKREICGMQDVIEKHYGKRPTLFRPPYGNYNQDTLKAAKSCGVKYAPIWNAEVFVDRMDYREWDRDIHPGDIILTHFRGREDWKGTMPDMIRTFMKYVTGKGYAVARLEDYL
- a CDS encoding LCP family protein, encoding MTEKKRFRGRAVKAAGVVLGCALVLGGAGAGWVYWHLDHNIHSVDIDSALGDNRPARADRAGPSPSPSASASQEPVEKGVLNILVLGSDSRSGKENKKLGGGDSGGARSDTAMVLHLNADRSEATVVSIPRDTLVERPSCPTESGGTTAVAYGVMFNSAYSLGGPVCAVKTVETMTGVRMDHYLEVDFAGFAKLIDALGGVDITTDEDIDDDLSQLHLTAGPHHLDGRTALAFARTRHGVGDGSDLGRIKLQQQLVKALADEVSGSGLLTSPTRLYQVADAATGALTTDTGLDSLSKLSGLARSLQGLSGDSVKTVMMPVVPAPSDRNRVVADEPEAKELWESLR
- the groL gene encoding chaperonin GroEL (60 kDa chaperone family; promotes refolding of misfolded polypeptides especially under stressful conditions; forms two stacked rings of heptamers to form a barrel-shaped 14mer; ends can be capped by GroES; misfolded proteins enter the barrel where they are refolded when GroES binds), whose protein sequence is MAKILKFDEDARRALERGVNKLADTVKVTIGPRGRNVVIDKKFGAPTITNDGVTIAREVEIEDPYENLGAQLVKEVATKTNDIAGDGTTTATVLAQALVREGLRNVAAGASPAALKKGIDAAVKAVSEDLLATARPIDEKSDIAAVAGLSAQDTQVGELIAEAMDKVGKDGVITVEESNTFGLELDFTEGMAFDKGYLSPYFVTDQERMEAVLDDPYILIHQGKIGSIQDLLPLLEKVIQAGGSKPLLIIAEDVEGEALSTLVVNKIRGTFNAVAVKAPGFGDRRKAMLQDMATLTGATVIAEEVGLKLDQAGLDVLGSARRVTITKDDTTIVDGGGNKADVEGRVNQIKAEIENTDSDWDREKLQERLAKLAGGVCVIKVGAATEVELKEKKHRLEDAISATRAAVEEGIVSGGGSALVHASKVLEGSLGKEGDEATGVAVVRNAVVEPLRWIGENAGQEGYVIVSKVKEMEKGQGYNAATGEYGDLVKAGVIDPVKVTRSALENAASIASLLLTTETLVVEKPAEEEADAGHGHGHGHSH
- a CDS encoding polysaccharide deacetylase family protein is translated as MTRHGAGGGVRRPGARAAIVCALAAALLTGCAQSVDPIERMGRKAAQKVRRPDPPPAAGAPAPDVHRRWGLAAPLAPAPRPHRVLAARAPGTVPPVIDHVPTRDKVVFLTFDDGAERDPRFVDMVRELRLPISMFLADSAAATGYDHFGQLRRLGAQVENHSLTHPFLPGRGYVDQHAEICGQQTRLKSRFGAAPRLFRPPYGDYDADTLRAAGDCGIDAIVLWRASMQINDLRYADGDRLRPGDIILAHFRGPAELKGTTLTEMTSRMLRRVQEQGFTVARLEDYV
- the groES gene encoding co-chaperone GroES — its product is MTTASSKVAIKPLEDRIVVQPLDAEQTTASGLVIPDTAKEKPQEGAVLAVGPGRFENGERLPLDVKVGDVVLYSKYGGTEVKYNGDEYLVLSARDVLAIVEK
- a CDS encoding LysR family transcriptional regulator, whose translation is MIEARHLRVLRAVAATGSFSAAARELGCTQPAVSQQMKALESSAGTPLLIRTGREMRLTQAGEALVRHAAGILAGLTAAEEEVAAIAGLRAGRVRLVSFPSGSSTLVPTALAALRAEHPGTRVSLVEAEPPRSVEMLREGDCDVALAFRYEGAQAAEDWDDLVVRPLLADRLVGLVPEGHALASASEVTIDAFADEPWIAGCPRCRRQLVEVCRGAGFAPRIDFATDDYPAVIGLVGAGLGVAVLPELAIESVRPKGARTVTVEPPVQREIVALTLPDLAQVPAVAATLDHLARAADKAAAR
- a CDS encoding MOSC domain-containing protein, which translates into the protein MKLLSLNLGHRKAVAYTDQAEGVTGIDKRPVEGPVRVAAPGPKGTGGSGLAGDAVCDKRHHGGDDQAVYAYAREDLDAWERTLGRPIPSGAFGENLTTEGLDITGARIGERWRIGSEVVLEVSSSRIPCRTFQGHLGEKGWVKRFTQEGAAGAYLRVIEPGEIRAGDPIEIVHRPDHDVTVQLAFRAVTTERSLLPSMLAAGEALHPEELRAAREYVAKYGS
- a CDS encoding methyltransferase domain-containing protein, translated to MGRVNDPASFAALLTDEGRALLDALRDHDPAQELALATRLRREHPADLVSAALAQARLRQRAAAKFGADDAARMYFTANGVEQATRTSVAAYRAESFRELGVRSVADLCCGIGGDAIALARAGISVLAVDRDPLTCAVARANAEALGLAELIEVREADVTEVDTSAYDAVFVDPARRGGRGRIFDPEAYSPPLSWAVSAALKAPRAALKIAPGIPHEAIPDAADAEWISDGGDVKEAVLWFGTEPGRMRATLLPGPRALAGRGLPDPEVRPVGRYLYEPDGAVIRAHLVAEVAERVGGGLVDETIAYVTADDLLPTPYASTYEITDQLPFNVKKLKALLRERGVGVLTVKKRGSAVEPEELRRKVMPKPYGKASATVFLTRVAGAPTMLVGAPAPARADG
- the tsaD gene encoding tRNA (adenosine(37)-N6)-threonylcarbamoyltransferase complex transferase subunit TsaD; amino-acid sequence: MADEPLVLGIETSCDETGVGIVRGTTLLADAVASSVDEHARFGGVVPEVASRAHLEAMVPTIQRALKDAGVTAKDLDGISVTAGPGLAGALLVGVSAAKAYAYALGKPLYGVNHLASHICVDQLEHGKLPEPTMALLVSGGHSSLLLSTDITSDVRPLGATIDDAAGEAFDKIARVLNLGFPGGPVIDRYAKEGDPNAIAFPRGLTGPRDPAYDFSFSGLKTSVARWIEAKRAAGEDVPVRDVSASFQEAVVDVLTRKAVRACKDEGVDHLMIGGGVAANSRLRALAQERCEKAGIRLRVPRPKLCTDNGAMVAALGAEMVARNRAASSWDLSADSSLPVTETHVPGHDHGHDHVHEVSKENLYS
- a CDS encoding SDR family oxidoreductase, which encodes MTTALITGSTAGIGAAFARRLAADGHNLVLVARDTERLQDQATELHDRHGIEAEVLTADLATDDGIAAVEERLKDRKAAVDLLVNNAGFGNKGRYLEVSMADELTMLKVHCEAVLRLTSAAASAMRERGRGGVVNVASVAAFVPRGTYGASKAWVVQFTQGAAKDLAGTGVRLMALCPGFVRTEFHQRAGMGTDNIPNWMWLDADKLVSAALTDLSRGKSLSIPDPRYKALMGVVKVTPRSLLGGVTSRTGRKYGPQ